The Gemmatimonadota bacterium DNA window CGGACTGAGGTGGGACGCCAGGTCCAGCCGGCTGAAGATGCCTTCGATGTCGGCATCCAGGATCTGGCGGGGCGTCTTCCCTGAATAGACCATGAGCAGGATGGCCACAAGGCCGCGGACGATGTGGGCGTCACTGTCGGCGTCGAAGGTGATGGTCGGCGGCAGGGTCTCGGCCACGTGGGGTACGAGCCAGACCTGGCTCACGCAACCCTTGACCTTGTACGCAT harbors:
- a CDS encoding SufE family protein; the protein is MDTTIEDVLEDFEYLDDWEERYQEIIDLGKKLPPLDDAYKTDAYKVKGCVSQVWLVPHVAETLPPTITFDADSDAHIVRGLVAILLMVYSGKTPRQILDADIEGIFSRLDLASHLSPSRSNGFRSMVKKIRSIAGGALAN